GCGCTAAACCATGAGTGGCGACATCGCCTATCTTATTGGCGCATTCGACGACCTCAACGCCCgtttccctcctcctcctcaagattgaagaagtcaagCTCAAAGACTTTAAATGAGCATTTGTACcatgtttttggatattttaagacaatttctttttctgtttttgacaatttttgctttcattttaagtatttttggttttagattaattattgtgcgttgaaaatttttcgcaggttctgacctcttcgtggcgaccgccgcatgtactgcggcggtccgccacctaCTCGCTGGAACAATCTGTTGCTgcacggcgaccgccggacaGGCCGCGGCGGGCCGCCACCTGGGCGCAGTCTCCAGCGCGATTTTTCGAAATTCTTCGACTTTTTGCCCCGTCAAACCTCTACGCGAAATTTTTCAAGGTACGTTTTTTTTAAGTAGtttactcacgtccctaccgactctacaaacttatcttacactttgttgtaaataagtttggggggatgaagtggtggaccgtgagtttaggtttttgttttagggttttctttttgttttaatgtttttgcttttgtttttcaaaaccccgtaggagaattttgtgttctataactcttttcttgaatccatgtcatgaacttaacatgaagaacttaggaacatgcatgcttagggacacactttagaccgagttgccgttgatattacattccatctattttaagtgtggcttaacgttttgatttgatggtttggtgaaaaggtgcataattagtgaattgtttgttcgccttgaatcatgatttataccttgtgaggatttgagcctAAACTTCATtcatgtgtgatttatctgcatgcatgtatttgtttctagaacttgctcttagtcttgcctaagtttacattgtgtttaagttgatttaggaggatgattggccatcttttcttagcctacttttatccaaattttcgatcctctcaaattttaaaatttgatcctttggagccaattttgagcctttaagaCTTTTCttggaagccaaaataatggaaacaaattccttgggttagttagttttgctatcttattttgtaaaggaatcggagagataaggaggaaaagtataaaaagtagtgtgtTTAAACGtaaagaaagtacaagttgtgaaatagaaaaattccaAGTATGCACTTAGTCTTAGAAAGTATGtgtaagaaaaaagaaaggttaaaaagaaaaagaaaaaaaaaatgtgaaaggttgtgaaaagaaaaaaaaaagagaaatcaaAGGAATTTGGaaagtgagaagaaatataGACAAAGTCTAAGTTTACTGAGATTTGAATTGTTGCTTGGGTGCTAAGTTTGATGTGGTAGAAATTGATcacttttgctattttgggtTTAGTcgctttttagccaaatattcctcacctaccaaagagcttacattacaataaaaaataaagacctttcggacttttgatacttaatcacatctagtagatgagggattagactttgagcaagcctatggtaaactttgcatgttgcatgatttgagtgcttatatacacattaccttcatacactttgagagtgagagaacacttcctatctttggaagtttgccacatgtgagggcttgaattcaaggtgttccacgagttagtaatgaaagtgtactaataagccttgcttgatttgattgcgttaatacatgcttaatctattcttccatcttttgaggcaattatgacgtctagtccttgtgcattccgtgcgcctattcttgtgtctttgttgttttgtttgaggacaaacaaaaatgtaagtttggggtagttgatacgctcggattttgcactattttaaggtcGTTAtatggtccgttttttatgtcaaagtcactctacacgtccattatttgcatattttgtctattttggtattttgacgtgttttgtgagaattgtgcataattgagccgaaaaagagccaaaacgcaaagtctggaaatctggagtcagacggcgaccggcgaccgccgcggatgtgtgcgcggcgaccgccggcgcccagCGTGCAGTGCagtgcagcggtccgcctcggaaaattacacttggaagagaagtctcgcccGACGACCGCCGGAAGTCGTGCGGCGGTGCGCCGCCGAAGAGAGAGAGtactctctggactccaacgcggtgaccgccggccaaggtgcggcggcccgccagagaaaggcggcgaattcgagatgccctagatttgctccaagattgaccatattttgaagatattttccttctacaacaagaaTTGGCTTTCcccttataaataagacctcaagattcatcaaaaagagagagcttctacttgcaaaataactcatagagatcaagagctagagtacttTACTTGTGCAAgaagttggagaaggatttcaagaacatcaagaacgacaaggattcaacctatgggttttaattgctttagttttatgttcaaattgtcttcccttcaatctatgtgtttagcttatttcatcatgcgtaactaaactcataggattctagggatgtgttagtaatgactttggttatacaattcatttttctatttaatatccgttttgtttttactttgtttcttccctaagtagttctgATGCtacatgattgagtgacacaattgtgtatgatttaatatagcttgcttcataactgtgagagagttctagcgagttagattcacttagtagacgctacagttagcttcccttaaaacggcactgttaattgagagtgaggacttttcaagggtcttaggagctattcggagttacgtgttaggattgacaaccctaatattgtaattaacgtttgcatcgcatgagcataagctaggcgactcgtcctatcaaagtaataactgtgctagggtattgtaatttggaatttgtataaccataattgtgaacgcacatcccttgGACTCCTTTATCTCTATCGATTGTCTCTGTATTTTATTcgcatttagttgttaattgCCTTCTATTGTTTTCTGCTTTCAAAGTTTTCCAAAACCTTCTGTtcttccaaatagtaattgagtcttaatagaggatagacactttgtgtttgccttcctcgtgttcgatatctcggtactgacctttagctatactatatatactctgtatacttgcaggtttatttatgtgctaaaaaatagtgcatcaagtatGCCCGAAAGTATGGTGTAAACGATAAGCTCTGAtgatattctatttatttattcataaaaaaagagGACTATACACTTGGGGGCGTTTGATTGGTATGATAGCCATAGATATGGCCTGCTATCTAGGGTCTATCTAGTTTTTGATTGGTACGATATTATTCCTCAAGAACCCGGTATAACTCCTGTGACCCGACTGCAATTAAGATAGGTCCCTGCAAAATTGATATACGCCTAACCAGGCTTCCGGCCGTGATATCCTCTTATGTCGTCGATCCAGATTGCGGTGTTAGCTTCTCTCATCTAAAACACCCCTCCCCTTCCTCCTCTCTCCATCTATTTCATACACAATTTGGGCGAACTCTTGTAGCGGCCGACGTTAATGTTCACCACCGCCGCCGTCGATCGTTGGTAATTCACTATGTTTTCTCAATTTTCGGAAATTCACTGTAATCAATTTGCAAACTTTATGCCGGTTCATTGATTGCACCCTTAAATTCGACACGGCTTGGTTGAACCAAGTAGGAAGCTCAGCTCTGTTGTGAAGCTCGATTCTGAAACGGTTATCCATGGCTAGTGAAGAGGACGTTCCTAAGGTACCCCAATTTGCAATTTAACCAGAATCAATGCGATTGAAATTTGTCCCTTCAGTACGAAGATTCGAAACTTTAAATCGACGACAATCGATGATTGAGCCTGGGTTTACGTTGGTTGGGTGGATGACTTTGTGAATTGTTCGTGTGGATTGCAATAGTCAACCATAAATTTCCTGACTATTGTTTGATTGTATCCAATTTTTGGCTGTTGAAATCAGAGTGTCTAGGGTTTTTGTTCATTGATGATATTGTAATTGATTGCCTTGTGTTGGTTTTCTGATGGATTTCATGGATACCTATACTTGTGTTATGACAGTTAGGTAGAAACTTGTTGTTCTAAATAAGTTAGAAGACCTTGAGTTTATGCGTTAACTGCTATTTACCTTcggtttgtgtttgtgtttgtagCTCTAATTGAATTAGCAGCTATTTCGATTTTGTGTTTAACTAGCATTTTGTTAAACATGTGTACCAATTCATCATTTGCTGGACTGATTTTTGGCTGATTGGTTCCTATTTTGGCTGTAATTCGACTAGCACCATTGATTCAGCATGGGTTGGCTGTAATTGTTTGCCTTGTGTTGGTTTGATGATGCTCTCTGGAGAATCGGCTATTGGACCATTCGGACAGAAAGCTCTCTCTGTGCTGCGGATGACCAGTAGTCGGATGGAATTGTGGAGTCGCGAAGAGAACATGCAAGACGTACTGTTACAGCATAATCTCGAAGCATTGTTGTCAGACTGAATTGCTGAGCAAAATGGGTATGTTTGCTGCCAAATTCAATCCCCATTCCTAAGTGAAGATATCTGATCATCATTTCAACTTGCAATCTTTTTTTTCAGTCATGTTtacatgattttgttttggttgcAGCAAAGAATCTGGGCTTGACGCTATCTTCGTGTACACAAGGCACAGGCACAGGCAGATGGCATCAGTGATCTCACGCAACCGTCCAAATCCTCCAATATTCGCATTCACCAATGACAGCAGCACGAGGATGGCCCTGAACCTACGTTGGGAAGTCACTCCACTTCTGGTCGATCTATCATATGATATGGAAGGTAACATCACCAGATCTGTCCATCTTTTGAAGACCAAATGGTTGATCAAGAATGGCGATACGGTGCTAGTCGTCTTCGAAATCATCCCGACCTACACGACACAGACTGTGTTTCAATCCAAGGACAAAATGGTCAATACAAAATGTTTGTGAGGGCATATTTTTCAATCAGTGTTACTATCATGGTTTTGTATGACCCCAACCAAAAACCAAATAAGTTATCTGATTTGCACTATCAGCCTAAACAAGCGTCCGATTGAGATATAGATATATCAACACTATCATGTAAAACCCTATAAAACTACCCTATCATACACAATACTCTCATACCAATCAAACGCACCCATGTGCATTACTCTATACAGTGGCGAAGCCACGTTGGGGGCAGGGGGCCCCGTCCCTCCATCAATTTTGCTTTTacttatatactccatccgtcctagataatttgacccagtattccatttcggtccgtcccaaataattttgacccatttcacttttgccatttttggtagtggacctcatattccactaattcattcatattctcaatttattataaaactaatatataaaagtatgacccacatcccactaacttgttcaactcacttttcattacatttcttaaaacccatgtccggtcaaagtgagtCGAATTATCCGgaatagagggagtagtatttaatattaaaacaataatatatgTCGTTAAAGTAGTTCAGTTGGTTGGAAACCAGGTCTCttgttaaatattaaataatataataatataataatgatataCAGCATGAATATACTGATACAGAATGATTCAAGCCTCTTTTATTGTGCATTTATTATTTGTCAGATTAAAATATACAGAATTGCATAGGTTTAGTGAATTAGCTAGTACTTATAAAACTTATTTAGTAAAACTACGAattcttctttaatttaaaaatttcctACACTAGAACTAAGCAAATACTTCAgaataagagcatctccaatgccggctagtcaaccggctagccgattcgcgtcgctagccggtcggctagccgaaccattggagtagGCCAACGGGAAATCGGCCAAAAtttcggcgtgggctagccgatgcgctggccgccattgtggcgtgccgatcggccagcgtcattatgtaatttttttgatttttagttaatgtacttttttttatttaaataaaattaatgaattttcccgtatatgtctcgtaaatttaattcggtaatttaatcgtaattttaattccgtaaatgtagtatattttgaattatttttattgcggctggtctatggctggcctaaatctgatgtggcagatggatttttagtgttgctgacgtggcagggagagagagtggctggcctatttgcattggagatgTTCTAAGTAATTCAGACTTTGCTTGgcgattttagtttttttcttgtctattttttttaatttaattataaaaatatgtgtatttctaaaattattcatatttactttattaggtgaaattaataataagaaaGTTTAATTTAcaggatttttttatttattgaaaattattgatttgagtttgagttgttAGATTGAAAGGTTTTCAGGTAATTGATACTCCATCTGTTTTTTCATAGTTGAAGCAAAACTTTTCAGCACAGAATTTTAGAAAgaaatgttgggtgtgttaaataaatagataaaaagtaagagaaataaaaaggtagagagaataaagtataaagtgaataaagtagagagaataaagtaacatggagtaaagtaagaaacagaaaaagttacaatatatagatatgactcaactatgaaggaacttttcgaaatggaaaaatgactcaactatgaaggaacggagggagtacctaaCATATTGGGAGTGTTTAGTTGTTGTAATTCAATAGaggaaacatttttttaggCCGCCAATTTTGTCAAACTACCATTTTTTGTCcgtaaactttgaaaatatctaTTGAGACAGTGTCAACTTTGACTTAATACCATTTAAGCtactttttcactatttcgaatttttttagGGACAACAATACACTCAATaccagtggcggagccaggaTTTTAATCCTGGGGGCCCaaattactatattaaaatttgtgtagtgtttCCTTGTCAACGATGCGGAAATAGCTCTGACATAAGTAGTAGAGTGTTGCGCGCTAGAGATTATAATGAGACGAATACTTAGAGGATTAGTAATAGAAAATTTAGAGATACGGTAACAACGTCGACCATCGGAAAAAAgttaaagaataatatttttataataaagatgATAGTACTATTGAAACTGGTTTTAccaataatatatagtagtagtagtacttatatatttacaaaattaaagaattaatttcttctattctatattttttataattataaataaaattatttatacaaaattaatagctAATAAGTTTATActagataaaattaacatgaaaaattgtttacagcataaataaatttataagattatataaaattggtaGAGAAATTAAAGTCCAAAAGaggcataaaaaaaataagattataaaaaattggtaGGGAAATTAAAGTCCAAAAGAggcataaaaaatatactcaaaATCATATTGCTAGATGGGAGGATAGAATCCAGCCCAATTCTACTAGTGACAGGTTACAACAACTGCACTACTTCAGCATTTGTAATTATTGCGtacatataacatatataggTATAACTGAAATAGCTGGGGGGCCTTGCCAGTGCTCAAGACCATGAAGGACAAAGCGAGTATTATTCACAATATAGCCCCctattaaacaaattttctGCATCCGCtgatatgattaaattaacCGTAGAATGGACATAAACATAATTTGTAGAAGCATCTTATTTGAgattctcttttaatttattctagtTACAAACTCTTTTTCCATCTGACGATGAATCATGCAGTAAATCTAAGAGGAATTTCCTCTTATTCAGATTTTGAGATTGATAGAAAGTAAAGATTTTATCCCTGGCAAACTGCAGTTCGgtgtatatttataaaatttagcTTTACATTGTAATAAGCTACTTTATGTGATTTTGTGGTAAACATCACTGAGTAATGtgctaattttaattactcGTACTACGTTCGTATGTTATGTTTATCTGAATCATTTGCTTTATTTACCGTAGCATCTTATATTTGATACACAAAAGTCTAAGAAATATTATCTCATGTATAAATGGAGTAATACCAAAACTTGGTTATGTCACAAGAATGATTTTATACTGACAGTCAAGTTTTCTATCACACATTTATACATTTCATAACAAGAAGATGGTTCGTGACTGACAACTAACATATAGCTCCAAGGCAGAGTTTGATGCAAAAAaagatttcaacaaaaatgtgTTAGATGGCTTCTGTCTTGGATGCATCCAATTAGTTGATCAAATCAATGTTGCAATTGCAATTAGTGATAGGTGGTGGGCATGGATTGCTCAGCAAGCATTCTGAATCTGTTGAGTTCGGGTAACACCACAGTTCCAAGATCAGGTCTGTCCTTCCTCCTCAATTCGGTGCACTTGAGTGCTAACTTGGCAAACATGATGGCCTCTTCAACAGGCCAGTCATGAACTTGTGGATCGAGCATCTGAGCGAAGGTCCCCCTCTCAATCGACTTTTCAACGTGGTGAGTCAATCCCATCGGGGGTTTGGCAGTTACAATTTGAAGCAGCATAACCCCAAGTGAGTATATGTCTGATTTTATGCCAAGCATCCCAGTCTGTTGATATTCGGGGTCTATGTAGCAGAATGTTCCCGCAGCTGATGTCATTCGGTATTGTGTAACCGAATCTGCTACTGAAGGAGGAACAAGTCTGGCCAGCCCAACATCACTGATCTTGCTCACAAAGTTGCGGTCAAGCAAAATGTTGCCTGGTTTGAGATCTCTGTGTACAAGTGGTTCTGGCTTTGCTTGATGGAGGAAAAGGAGTCCGGTGGCTATTTCAGCAGCAATACGAAATCTGAGTTGCCAAGGGATCACTGGAGTGTTTCCTCGCCTAAATAGGCGATCGTCTAAGCTTCCATTAGCCATGTACTCGTAGACAAGGCATCCATACTCTGGACATGCTCCTAGGAGGAGAACCATGTTAGGATGCCGAATGCAACTTAGAACTTCCACTTCCTGCTGAAACTGTGATCTTCCCTGGGCTGCATCTGGGCGAAGAACCTTTATTGCAACTTGTGTATGATCTAGGCAGCTCTTGTAGACTGGCCCGTATCCGCCTTCCCCAATTTTACGAGATTCTGCAAAGTAGTCGGTGGCTGATTCAATATCCTCAATGCTGTACTTGCGATATCGGACATCATTTTGTGTAAACTTATTGAGCACTCTGTTCTTCTCCTCTGCTTCTTTGAGTGCCTTCATTTCGGCATTGATTCTTTTTTGTGCTTCGAGTTCAGCTATTCTCTGAGCGGCTTCTGCTTTCTCGACAGCAGCCCTGCATTTTTGTTTCTCCTTCTCTGCAATTGCTAATGCGGCTTCCTCAGCTTGGCGTGCCTCCTCAAGTCgttgttcttcttctactttccAGCGATGAAGCTCGAGTGCCTagagatattattttttgatgaaaatattgaattagtTCAGTTAATTGTAGTATAACAAACGTACCTTCTGTTTGGCTGTGAGTGCTTCTTTGCATGCTGTGCTGTACATGTCCATGGTCTGTTTGAGCTCCTGCTTCAgccttctcatctctgcttCGACATCGTCCTGTTATCAAGAAAATGATTTGATtgcaatatatatacatttatttgcaGTGTTTCGTGTTGTGTTGTTACCATGGTTTGGGAGCCCGACCACGAAAAGTTTCCACTTTCCTGGGAGGTGGATGAGTATACTCCAAAACTGTTAGTGGTAGCATCAGATGAT
The nucleotide sequence above comes from Salvia hispanica cultivar TCC Black 2014 chromosome 5, UniMelb_Shisp_WGS_1.0, whole genome shotgun sequence. Encoded proteins:
- the LOC125190940 gene encoding U-box domain-containing protein 52-like; its protein translation is MTGQREKVAVAIDKDKGSQAALKWAVDNLLGKGKSVNLVHVKLKANESTKEVFLPFRCFCTRKNIQVNEVIIQDSDVAKAVSDYIKINSIETLVMGSSPKNGFVRFKTVDIPGNVMKMAPEYCTVYAISKGKVASCRSTSIPNQREHERERESSVHNSFNGGRAKPSMEETDSIRSAFTRDKAKRSYGEFSMGESDISFVGTARPSTDRIFDHDPFIPARLSSSSDQDSRLSFGSPFSNPRSSDATTNSFGVYSSTSQESGNFSWSGSQTMDDVEAEMRRLKQELKQTMDMYSTACKEALTAKQKALELHRWKVEEEQRLEEARQAEEAALAIAEKEKQKCRAAVEKAEAAQRIAELEAQKRINAEMKALKEAEEKNRVLNKFTQNDVRYRKYSIEDIESATDYFAESRKIGEGGYGPVYKSCLDHTQVAIKVLRPDAAQGRSQFQQEVEVLSCIRHPNMVLLLGACPEYGCLVYEYMANGSLDDRLFRRGNTPVIPWQLRFRIAAEIATGLLFLHQAKPEPLVHRDLKPGNILLDRNFVSKISDVGLARLVPPSVADSVTQYRMTSAAGTFCYIDPEYQQTGMLGIKSDIYSLGVMLLQIVTAKPPMGLTHHVEKSIERGTFAQMLDPQVHDWPVEEAIMFAKLALKCTELRRKDRPDLGTVVLPELNRFRMLAEQSMPTTYH